In Raphanus sativus cultivar WK10039 chromosome 5, ASM80110v3, whole genome shotgun sequence, the following proteins share a genomic window:
- the LOC108862810 gene encoding omega-3 fatty acid desaturase, chloroplastic, which produces MANLVLSECGIRPLPRIYTTPRSTFLSNTNTTFKLRPSPSSSTSLSFRLNGFSTKNWALNVTTPLTVDSSPPPVEAEHETQRFDPGAPPPFNLADIRAAIPKHCWVKNPWKSMSYVVRDVAIVFALAAGAAYLNSWLVWPLYWLAQGTMFWALFVLGHDCGHGSFSNDPRLNSVVGHLLHSSILVPYHGWRISHRTHHQNHGHVENDESWHPMSEKIFKTLDRPTRFFRFTLPLVMLAYPFYLWARSPGKKGSHYHPDSDLFLPKEKKDVLTSTACWTAMAALLVCLNFVMGPIQMLKLYGIPYWINVMWLDFVTYLHHHGHEDKLPWYRGKEWSYLRGGLTTLDRDYGVINNIHHDIGTHVIHHLFPQIPHYHLVEATEAAKPVLGKYYREPDKSGPLPLHLLGILAKSMKEDHYVSDQEDVVYYKADPNLYGEVKVTAD; this is translated from the exons ATGGCGAACTTGGTCTTATCCGAATGTGGCATAAGACCTCTCCCCAGAATCTACACCACACCCAGATCCACTTTCCTCTCTAACACCAACACCACCTTCAAACTCAGACCATCCCCTTCTTCTTCCACTTCTCTCTCGTTTCGTCTGAATGGGTTCTCCACTAAGAACTGGGCGTTGAATGTAACCACGCCTTTAACAGTCGACTCGTCTCCTCCTCCTGTCGAGGCGGAACACGAAACGCAGAGATTCGACCCAGGAGCGCCTCCTCCGTTCAACTTAGCTGATATCAGAGCAGCTATACCCAAGCATTGTTGGGTTAAGAATCCATGGAAGTCCATGAGCTACGTAGTGAGAGACGTCGCCATTGTGTTTGCATTGGCTGCTGGAGCTGCTTACCTCAACAGTTGGCTTGTTTGGCCTCTCTATTGGCTTGCTCAAGGAACCATGTTCTGGGCTCTCTTTGTTCTTGGCCATGACTG TGGACATGGTAGCTTCTCAAATGATCCGAGGTTGAACAGTGTTGTTGGTCACCTTCTTCATTCCTCAATCCTAGTCCCTTACCATGGCTG GAGAATTAGCCACAGGACTCACCACCAGAACCATGGACATGTTGAAAACGATGAATCTTGGCATCCT ATGTCTGAGAAAATCTTCAAGACTTTGGATAGACCCACTCGGTTCTTTAGATTCACACTGCCTCTCGTGATGCTCGCGTACCCTTTCTACTtg TGGGCTCGAAGCCCGGGGAAAAAGGGTTCTCATTACCATCCGGACAGTGATTTGTTCCTCCCTAAAGAGAAGAAGGATGTTCTTACTTCTACAGCTTGTTGGACTGCAATGGCTGCTCTGCTTGTGTGTCTCAACTTTGTGATGGGTCCAATACAAATGCTCAAACTCTATGGAATCCCTTACTGG ATAAATGTGATGTGGTTGGACTTTGTGACTTACCTGCATCATCATGGTCATGAAGATAAGCTCCCTTGGTACCGTGGGAAG GAATGGAGTTACTTGAGAGGAGGGCTTACAACATTGGATCGTGACTACGGAGTGATCAATAACATTCATCACGACATTGGAACTCATGTGATACATCATCTTTTCCCGCAGATCCCACATTATCATCTAGTAGAAGCC ACAGAAGCGGCTAAACCAGTATTAGGCAAGTATTACAGGGAGCCTGATAAGTCTGGACCTTTGCCATTACATTTACTGGGAATCTTAGCAAAAAGTATGAAAGAAGATCATTATGTGAGCGACCAAGAAGATGTTGTATACTATAAAGCAGATCCTAATCTATATGGAGAGGTCAAAGTAACAGCAGATTAA
- the LOC108858950 gene encoding uncharacterized protein LOC108858950 isoform X2, whose amino-acid sequence MVCSTRYGLKETNNVYIEEAVAMFLEVVGQDKTVRVIAQIYQRSLDTVKRKLGEVLSALLKFAADALKPEDGEFTRVCPALGNDDRYWPFFKDCIGALDGTHISVRPPKGNAEAYRGRKHVPTMNVLAICNFDMKFVYAYVGVPGRAHDTKVLTYCARNEPFFPHPPNGKYYVVDAGYPTRTGYLGPYRKVRYHLDQFNRGGPPTNTREVFNRRHSSLRSVIERTFGVWKAKWRILDRGHPKYGLVKWMKLVTATMALHNFIRDSHREDNDFVHWQTREEYHTHGDNEVEDEEEEEEEEEDGDGYDGHIPYNPTGDRAMEDLRDHITSELSRGYRLPY is encoded by the exons ATGGTGTGCTCAACA AGATATGGGTTAAAAGAGACGAACAATGTCTATATTGAAGAAGCGGTTGCAATGTTCCTTGAAGTGGTGGGTCAAGATAAGACAGTACGGGTTATTGCACAAATATATCAGCGTTCGTTGGATACAGTCAAAAGAAAACTTGGTGAAGTTTTGAGTGCTCTCTTGAAGTTTGCTGCAGATGCACTAAAACCAGAAGATGGTGAGTTCACAAGAGTATGTCCTGCTTTGGGAAATGATGATCGCTACTGGCCTTTTTTTAAAGATTGTATTGGAGCATTGGATGGAACTCATATCTCAGTTCGCCCTCCTAAGGGAAATGCAGAAGCATACAGGGGTAGAAAACATGTGCCAACCATGAATGTCCTTGCTATATGTAACTTCGATATGAAGTTCGTATATGCTTATGTGGGGGTACCGGGTAGAGCCCATGACACAAAGGTATTGACTTATTGTGCGAGGAATGAGCCATTTTTCCCACATCCGCCAAATGGAAAGTATTATGTGGTTGATGCTGGATATCCCACAAGAACAGGGTATCTTGGTCCGTATCGTAAGGTTCGGTATCATCTTGATCAGTTCAACAGAGGAGGACCACCAACGAACACTCGAGAGGTGTTCAACCGGAGACACTCAAGCTTACGATCAGTGATTGAGCGGACATTTGGAGTGTGGAAAGCAAAATGGAGAATTCTTGACCGTGGGCATCCTAAATATGGTTTGGTCAAATGGATGAAGCTAGTAACAGCAACAATGGCTCTACACAACTTCATACGTGATTCACATCGAGAAGATAATGATTTTGTGCATTGGCAGACAAGAGAAGAATATCATACTCATGGTGATAATGAagtggaagatgaagaagaagaagaagaagaagaagaagatggtgatggtTATGATGGACATATTCCATATAATCCGACTGGTGACAGAGCCATGGAAGATTTACGTGATCATATTACTAGTGAGTTGAGTAGAGGATATCGATTAccttattag
- the LOC108858950 gene encoding protein ALP1-like isoform X1, whose amino-acid sequence MVRWYLDDDDDDDDYEEEQEVDMLKPERLLHRTDRGAGWHHVQQLMHGSDQQCYDILRMHQRTFQALCKMLATRYGLKETNNVYIEEAVAMFLEVVGQDKTVRVIAQIYQRSLDTVKRKLGEVLSALLKFAADALKPEDGEFTRVCPALGNDDRYWPFFKDCIGALDGTHISVRPPKGNAEAYRGRKHVPTMNVLAICNFDMKFVYAYVGVPGRAHDTKVLTYCARNEPFFPHPPNGKYYVVDAGYPTRTGYLGPYRKVRYHLDQFNRGGPPTNTREVFNRRHSSLRSVIERTFGVWKAKWRILDRGHPKYGLVKWMKLVTATMALHNFIRDSHREDNDFVHWQTREEYHTHGDNEVEDEEEEEEEEEDGDGYDGHIPYNPTGDRAMEDLRDHITSELSRGYRLPY is encoded by the coding sequence ATGGTTAGGTGGTacttggatgatgatgatgatgatgatgattatgagGAAGAGCAGGAAGTTGATATGCTTAAGCCAGAAAGATTGCTTCATAGAACAGATCGAGGTGCTGGATGGCATCATGTTCAGCAGCTTATGCACGGGTCAGATCAACAGTGCTATGATATCCTTCGCATGCATCAGAGGACATTCCAAGCTTTGTGTAAGATGTTAGCAACGAGATATGGGTTAAAAGAGACGAACAATGTCTATATTGAAGAAGCGGTTGCAATGTTCCTTGAAGTGGTGGGTCAAGATAAGACAGTACGGGTTATTGCACAAATATATCAGCGTTCGTTGGATACAGTCAAAAGAAAACTTGGTGAAGTTTTGAGTGCTCTCTTGAAGTTTGCTGCAGATGCACTAAAACCAGAAGATGGTGAGTTCACAAGAGTATGTCCTGCTTTGGGAAATGATGATCGCTACTGGCCTTTTTTTAAAGATTGTATTGGAGCATTGGATGGAACTCATATCTCAGTTCGCCCTCCTAAGGGAAATGCAGAAGCATACAGGGGTAGAAAACATGTGCCAACCATGAATGTCCTTGCTATATGTAACTTCGATATGAAGTTCGTATATGCTTATGTGGGGGTACCGGGTAGAGCCCATGACACAAAGGTATTGACTTATTGTGCGAGGAATGAGCCATTTTTCCCACATCCGCCAAATGGAAAGTATTATGTGGTTGATGCTGGATATCCCACAAGAACAGGGTATCTTGGTCCGTATCGTAAGGTTCGGTATCATCTTGATCAGTTCAACAGAGGAGGACCACCAACGAACACTCGAGAGGTGTTCAACCGGAGACACTCAAGCTTACGATCAGTGATTGAGCGGACATTTGGAGTGTGGAAAGCAAAATGGAGAATTCTTGACCGTGGGCATCCTAAATATGGTTTGGTCAAATGGATGAAGCTAGTAACAGCAACAATGGCTCTACACAACTTCATACGTGATTCACATCGAGAAGATAATGATTTTGTGCATTGGCAGACAAGAGAAGAATATCATACTCATGGTGATAATGAagtggaagatgaagaagaagaagaagaagaagaagaagatggtgatggtTATGATGGACATATTCCATATAATCCGACTGGTGACAGAGCCATGGAAGATTTACGTGATCATATTACTAGTGAGTTGAGTAGAGGATATCGATTAccttattag
- the LOC130495023 gene encoding PHD finger protein ALFIN-LIKE 2, whose protein sequence is MAAVSSNPRTVEEIFKDYTARRSALLRALTKDVDDFYSQCDPEKENLCLYGHPNESWEVNLPAEEVPPELPEPALGINFARDGMQRKDWLSLVAVHSDCWLLSVSFYFGARLNRNERKRLFSLINDLPTLFDVVTGRKPIKDNKPSSDSGSKSRNGTKRSIEGQTKSPTPRLMEESYEDEDEEEDEHGDTLCGICGGNYTQDEFWICCDVCERWYHGKCVKITPAKAESIKQYKCPPCCAKKGRQ, encoded by the exons ATGGCCGCCGTTTCCTCTAACCCTCGCACCGTCGAAGAGATCTTCAAGGATTACACCGCTCGTCGCTCCGCTCTTCTCCGTGCTCTTACTAAAG ATGTTGATGATTTCTACTCTCAATGCGATCCGG AGAAGGAGAATTTGTGTTTGTATGGACACCCGAATGAGTCATGGGAAGTGAATCTACCAGCGGAGGAAGTTCCTCCTGAGCTTCCTGAGCCTGCTCTTGGTATCAATTTCGCTAGAGATGGTATGCAGAGGAAAGATTGGCTCTCGCTTGTTGCTGTCCATAGTGACTGTTGGTTGCTCTCTGTTTCTTTCTACTTTGGTGCTCGACTTAACCGCAACGAGAg GAAGCGGCTATTCAGTCTGATCAACGATCTCCCAACTCTCTTTGATGTAGTGACTGGTAGGAAACCAATCAAAGACAACAAGCCAAGCTCGGATTCCGGAAGCAAATCTAGAAACGGCACTAAg AGATCAATAGAAGGGCAGACAAAGAGTCCGACACCAAGACTGATGGAAGAGAGCTACgaggatgaggatgaagaagaagacgagcaTGGAGACACTCTCTGTGGTATCTGTGGAGGCAACTATACACAAGATGAGTTCTGGATTTGCTGTGATGTTTGTGAACGTTGGTACCACGGGAAATGCGTGAAGATCACTCCCGCCAAAGCAGAGAGCATCAAGCAGTATAAATGCCCACCTTGCTGTGCAAAGAAAGGAAGACagtga
- the LOC130512427 gene encoding protein yippee-like At3g11230: MGRLFLVELEGKSYCCRHCKTDIALCDDVVSKSFQSRHGKAYLFSKVANVYAGKKEDRMMMTGMHTVVDIYCVKCGSYVGWRYEFAFEKTQKYKEGKSVLERYKVWGPDGNNYWVAQEVEAEAGDSDTDD; encoded by the exons ATGGGGAGATTGTTCTTGGTGGAATTGGAAGGCAAGTCCTACTGTTGCCGTCATTGCAAAACTGATATCGCCCTCTGCGATGATGTCGTCTCCAAG TCATTTCAATCACGCCATGGGAAAGCTTACCTCTTCAGTAAGGT AGCGAATGTGTATGCTGGGAAGAAGGAAGATAGGATGATGATGACCGGGATGCACACCGTGGTTGATATTTACTGCGTCAAATGCGGCTCTTATGTTGGATGGAGATAT GAGTTTGCTTTTGAGAAGACTCAAAAGTACAAGGAAGGGAAATCTGTTCTCGAAAG GTACAAGGTTTGGGGTCCAGATGGGAACAATTACTGGGTGGCTCAAGAAgttgaagctgaagctggagaTAGTGATACTGATGATTGA
- the LOC108856256 gene encoding probable sugar phosphate/phosphate translocator At3g11320: MKMAAAAANGRFFTIGIVASWYSSNIGVLLLNKYLLSNYGFKYPIFLTMCHMTACSLLSYVAIAWMKMVPMQTIRSRVQFLKIAALSLVFCVSVVFGNISLRFLPVSFNQAIGATTPFFTAVFAYLITLKKEAWLTYVTLVPVVTGVVIASGSEPSFHLFGFIMCVAATAARALKSVLQGILLSSEGEKLNSMNLLLYMAPIAVVFLLPATLIMEKNVVGITIALARDDFRIVWYLLFNSALAYFVNLTNFLVTKHTSALTLQVLGNAKGAVAVVVSILIFKNPVSVTGMLGYSLTVIGVILYSEAKKRSK; encoded by the exons ATGAAGATGGCGGCGGCGGCGGCCAACGGGCGGTTTTTCACGATCGGGATCGTGGCGTCGTGGTACTCGTCGAACATCGGAGTGCTGCTCCTGAACAAGTACCTGCTGAGCAACTACGGGTTCAAGTACCCGATCTTCCTGACCATGTGCCACATGACCGCCTGCTCCCTCCTCAGCTACGTGGCCATCGCGTGGATGAAGATGGTCCCTATGCAGACGATCAGATCCCGCGTCCAGTTCCTCAAGATCGCCGCCCTCAGCCTCGTCTTCTGCGTCTCCGTCGTGTTCGGGAACATCTCTTTGAGGTTCCTCCCGGTGTCGTTTAACCAGGCGATCGGCGCCACGACGCCGTTTTTCACGGCCGTGTTTGCGTATTTGATAACGCTGAAGAAGGAGGCGTGGTTGACTTATGTGACGCTTGTCCCTGTTGTCACTGGTGTTGTTATTGCTAGTGGg AGTGAACCAAGTTTCCACCTGTTTGGATTCATAATGTGCGTTGCAGCCACAGCTGCGAGAGCACTTAAATCAGTTCTTCAAGGGATTTTGCTATCTTCAGAAGG gGAGAAGCTAAACTCAATGAATCTCCTCCTCTACATGGCTCCCATAGCGGTTGTGTTCCTTCTTCCTGCTACCCTTATCATGGAGAAGAACGTTGTTGGCATCACGATTGCACTCGCCAGAGACGATTTTAGAATCGTTTGGTATCTGCTATTCAATTCGGCGCTTGCTTATTTCGTGAACTTGACTAACTTCTTAGTCACGAAACACACCAGCGCTCTGACTCTTCAG GTGCTAGGAAACGCCAAAGGAGCAGTAGCAGTGGTGGTTTCCATCTTAATATTCAAGAATCCTGTCTCGGTGACTGGAATGTTAGGTTACTCTCTAACGGTCATTGGAGTAATCCTCTACAGTGAAGCCAAGAAACGAAGCAAATGA
- the LOC108860361 gene encoding LOW QUALITY PROTEIN: uncharacterized protein LOC108860361 (The sequence of the model RefSeq protein was modified relative to this genomic sequence to represent the inferred CDS: deleted 2 bases in 1 codon) — MFIPGHLKHEFEELQQCKSRDAICCLCKNEVFSVEEESNAFYYCQGCGSSFHKDCLTVTYPKCHEHTLTLIRRDITFPCDVCGSEPYPDEMYVCLHCDFFVNRRCIYLPKVIKITRHSHRLSLVLRISDGKFCEICWERVDIGYGGYSCIDKTCSYVIHPNCMIRSNVWDGKDVEGEPEEEEEAVAGSEVDDVAPLLLGVENIDGESVWRHFSHDHDLSMRVVEDQESEELCRACILPTYKTGKFLRCKQCGFALHETCANLPRKMGHGLHVHPVTLHVETTGDGFFTCSVCNQYSCGLMSYICIHKECGFKMDVKCASFVEPFYHTALPCDTFYLGVDYNKGTWECYGCEQRFSGSTASARNTDRIIFDFRCLNLPGLVKYKCDDHPLTLDYDYIECNNGWCEICEESIEKNRIFYTCHQCITTLHVDCILGKYPYLKSGHRIKVNGFEVEIASNDGASRPICQTCHRICQDKQVVNGKDQVCFCSIECIPSRACS, encoded by the exons ATGTTCATCCCCGGTCACCTTAAACACGAATTTGAAGAACTTCAGCAATGCAAATCTAGAGATGCAATTTGCTGTCTTTGTAAAAACGAGGTTTTTTCGGTGGAGGAAGAGTCGAACGCATTTTACTATTGTCAAGGATGTGGATCCAGTTTCCACAAGGATTGTCTCACGGTAACTTATCCAAAGTGCCATGAGCAT ACACTAACCCTCATTCGTCGAGATATTACCTTCCCTTGTGATGTTTGCGGGTCGGAACCATATCCCGATGAGATGTACGTATGTTTACATTGCGATTTCTTTGTGAATAGGCGTTGTATATACCTACCGAAGGTTATAAAGATCACACGTCACTCGCACCGTCTCTCTCTAGTTCTCCGCATCTCTGACGGCAAGTTTTGTGAAATCTGTTGGGAACGGGTTGATATTGGGTACGGAGGATATTCTTGTATCGACAAGACATGCAGTTACGTTATACATCCTAACTGTATGATTCGCTCAAATGTGTGGGATGGCAAAGATGTTGAAGGAGagcctgaagaagaagaagaagcggttGCTGGCTCTGAAGTTGATGATGTTGCGCCGTTGTTGTTGGGGGTGGAGAATATAGACGGCGAATCAGTATGGCGCCATTTTAGCCATGACCATGACCTATCGATGAGAGTAGTGGAAGATCAAGAAAGTGAGGAGTTATGTCGAGCATGTATTCTTCCCACTTATAAAACTGGTAAGTTCTTGCGTTGCAAGCAATGTGGTTTTGCTCTCCACGAAACGTGTGCGAATCTTCCTCGGAAGATGGGGCACGGGTTACATGTCCATCCCGTAACTCTACATGTCGAAACTACCGGGGATGGATTCTTCACTTGTTCTGTGTGCAACCAATACTCTTGTGGACTCATGTCGTACATATGTATCCATAAAGAATGTGGATTCAAAATGGATGTAAAATGTGCTTCCTTCGTCGAGCCATTCTACCACACTGCTCTCCCATGTGATACGTTCTATCTGGGAGTAGACTACAACAAAGGCACTTGGGAGTGTTACGGTTGCGAGCAACGTTTTTCAGGGTCCACAGCATCAGCAAGAAACACAGACCGCATCATATTTGACTTTAGATGCCTGAATTTACCAGGACTGGTGAAATACAAGTGTGACGATCATCCACTCACTTTAGACTATGATTATATAGAATGTAACAATGGATGGTGTGAGATATGCGAAGAAAGTATAGAGAAAAACCGAATTTTCTACACCTGCCACCAATGCATCACCACTCTACATGTTGACTGCATCTTAGGGAAATACCCTTATTTGAAAAGTGGCCACAGGATCAAAGTGAATGGTTTCGAAGTTGAGATTGCTTCAAACGATGGTGCTTCTCGCCCCATTTGTCAAACCTGTCACCGTATCTGCCAAGACAAACAGGTTGTCAATGGAAAAGATCAAGTATGCTTCTGTTCTATCGAGTGTATTCCTTCCCGAGCTTGTTCTTAG